The following are encoded in a window of Sphingobium sp. AP49 genomic DNA:
- a CDS encoding MFS transporter, whose product MSSQAIAFTSTQLEDDARLINARDHSIAPGDISIGVIIGRTSEFFDFFVYAIASVIVFPSLVFPYVDALTGTLYSFAIFAVAFITRPIGSLIFMAIDRHYGRGTKLTAALFLLGGSTAAIAFMPGYATIGHYAAVVLVILRAAQGIALGGTWDGLASLLSLNAPKHQRGWYAMVPQLGAPLALLVASGLFAFFLTTLSRADFLDWGWRYPFFVAFAINVVALFARLRIVVTHEFERLFEQRDLQPSEVLPTVQKEGRNIIIGAFAPLASFALFHMVTVFPLSWVALFTEQPLERFLIIEMIGASVGLLAIVVSGFIADQIGRRSLLGWSALGIAIFAVMAPLLLNGGDLGEVAFMILGFMLLGLAFGQSSGVVASNFATESRYTASALTSDLAWLVGAGFAPLLALLLSVKFGLAASGIYLLSGAVATIVALYVNKELAGRDR is encoded by the coding sequence ATGAGTTCACAGGCCATTGCCTTCACCTCGACCCAGCTTGAGGATGATGCGCGCCTTATCAATGCGCGAGACCATTCGATCGCGCCGGGTGATATTTCCATCGGTGTGATCATTGGACGCACCTCCGAATTCTTCGATTTCTTCGTTTACGCCATTGCCTCGGTCATCGTGTTTCCGAGCCTGGTCTTTCCCTATGTCGATGCCCTGACGGGGACGCTCTATTCCTTCGCGATCTTCGCGGTGGCCTTCATCACGCGGCCGATCGGCTCGCTGATCTTCATGGCGATCGATCGCCATTATGGCCGCGGTACCAAATTGACGGCCGCCCTGTTCCTGCTGGGCGGGTCGACCGCGGCGATCGCCTTTATGCCCGGTTATGCGACGATTGGCCACTATGCCGCCGTCGTGCTGGTCATTTTGCGCGCGGCGCAGGGCATTGCGCTGGGCGGCACCTGGGACGGGCTGGCTTCGCTGCTGTCGCTCAACGCCCCCAAGCATCAGCGTGGCTGGTATGCGATGGTGCCGCAACTGGGCGCGCCGCTGGCGTTGCTGGTGGCGAGCGGCCTGTTCGCCTTCTTCCTGACGACCCTGTCGCGGGCGGATTTCCTGGACTGGGGCTGGCGCTATCCCTTCTTCGTCGCCTTTGCGATCAACGTCGTGGCGCTGTTCGCCCGGCTGCGCATCGTCGTGACGCACGAGTTCGAGCGTCTGTTCGAGCAGCGCGACCTGCAGCCGTCCGAAGTGCTGCCAACGGTCCAGAAGGAAGGGCGCAACATCATCATCGGTGCCTTCGCGCCGCTGGCGAGCTTTGCCCTGTTCCACATGGTCACGGTGTTTCCGCTGAGCTGGGTGGCGCTGTTCACCGAACAGCCGCTGGAGCGATTCCTGATCATCGAGATGATCGGTGCGTCGGTCGGCCTGCTGGCGATCGTCGTGTCGGGCTTCATCGCCGACCAGATCGGCCGGCGCTCGCTGCTGGGCTGGTCGGCGCTGGGCATCGCGATCTTTGCGGTGATGGCGCCGCTGCTGCTGAATGGCGGGGATCTGGGCGAGGTCGCCTTCATGATCCTGGGCTTCATGCTGCTGGGCCTGGCGTTCGGCCAGTCGTCGGGCGTGGTGGCGTCCAACTTCGCGACGGAATCGCGCTATACCGCATCGGCCCTGACGTCGGATCTGGCCTGGCTGGTCGGCGCGGGCTTTGCCCCGCTGCTGGCGCTGCTGCTGTCGGTGAAGTTCGGCCTGGCCGCGTCGGGCATCTACCTGTTGTCGGGTGCGGTCGCGACGATCGTTGCGCTCTACGTCAACAAGGAACTGGCGGGCCGGGATCGCTGA
- a CDS encoding DUF2807 domain-containing protein — protein sequence MHDERDGTGRGALRPLMLMAAALLAGARPAGAATRGFTITSFDQIRVDAPVTVVITTGTGVSARADGAQDALDRLHVDVSGRLAIISMDKGQPGAKSPGPATLRLSTGDVNRVVLTGGGAVTVSAMKGLNGEIVQGGNGDVSVASVQLDNLQVTLAGGGRTTLTGTAGVANLRISGPGAIAADRLVARQAAILNDGPGTVALAANGPVSVRSTGSGDVSVTGKPVCTVENEGTGRIQCGAESY from the coding sequence ATGCACGACGAACGCGATGGGACCGGGCGAGGCGCATTGCGGCCCCTGATGCTGATGGCGGCGGCGCTGCTTGCCGGGGCCAGACCGGCCGGCGCCGCCACCCGCGGCTTCACCATCACCAGCTTCGACCAGATCCGCGTCGACGCGCCGGTCACGGTGGTCATCACCACCGGCACCGGCGTCTCGGCCCGGGCCGACGGCGCGCAGGACGCGCTCGACCGGCTGCATGTCGATGTTTCCGGCCGGCTCGCCATCATCTCGATGGACAAGGGCCAGCCCGGCGCGAAAAGCCCCGGCCCGGCCACGCTGCGCCTCTCCACCGGCGACGTGAACCGGGTCGTCCTGACCGGTGGCGGCGCCGTCACGGTCAGCGCGATGAAGGGCCTGAATGGCGAAATCGTCCAGGGCGGCAATGGCGACGTCAGCGTCGCGTCGGTCCAGCTCGACAATCTCCAGGTCACGCTCGCCGGCGGCGGCCGCACCACGCTGACGGGGACCGCCGGCGTCGCCAATCTGCGCATCAGCGGCCCGGGCGCCATCGCCGCCGACCGGCTGGTCGCGCGCCAGGCGGCGATCCTCAACGACGGCCCGGGCACCGTCGCGCTCGCCGCCAACGGCCCGGTCAGCGTCCGGTCCACCGGCTCGGGCGACGTCAGCGTCACCGGCAAGCCGGTCTGCACCGTCGAAAATGAAGGCACCGGCCGCATCCAGTGCGGCGCCGAAAGCTATTAG
- the cyoD gene encoding cytochrome o ubiquinol oxidase subunit IV, whose amino-acid sequence MSDAVHPHDAHGHGHDDHHEEGAHGSFGSYMIGFGLSVILTAIPFWLVMSNVLGNPQLTGVIIMAFAAVQVVVHMIYFLHMNTRVEGGWSFMAMMLTIVLVVIVLSGSMWVMYHLNANMMPHPDMNMSAPHDMGAMQNMSEMP is encoded by the coding sequence GTGAGCGACGCTGTCCATCCCCACGATGCCCATGGCCATGGGCACGACGATCATCATGAAGAAGGTGCCCATGGCAGCTTCGGCAGCTACATGATCGGTTTCGGCCTGTCGGTGATCCTGACGGCCATTCCCTTCTGGCTGGTGATGTCGAACGTGCTGGGCAATCCCCAGTTGACCGGCGTCATCATCATGGCCTTCGCCGCCGTGCAGGTGGTCGTCCACATGATCTACTTCCTGCACATGAACACCCGCGTCGAAGGCGGCTGGTCGTTCATGGCGATGATGCTGACGATCGTCCTGGTCGTCATCGTCCTCTCCGGCTCGATGTGGGTCATGTACCACCTCAACGCCAACATGATGCCGCATCCCGATATGAACATGAGCGCCCCGCACGACATGGGCGCCATGCAGAATATGAGCGAGATGCCGTGA
- a CDS encoding SURF1 family protein has product MTSPKNGGRRVRSPAFTIGFTLIALLLFSGLCALGAWQVQRLAWKRDLIARVDARIHAAAVPAPRSATRDDEYRRVAASGHFLHDKAVLTQAVTVRGPGYWVMTPLVTDAGFTLIINRGFVPQDNRTRYSRPEGTVHLIGLLRLSEPGGGFLRSNDPAAGRWYSRDVAAIAAAQHVAPPVAGYFIDAAANCGPDTAPVGGLTVVRFPNNHLQYAITWFILAAMVAGAYIFVMRQDRKDRRG; this is encoded by the coding sequence GTGACATCGCCAAAGAACGGGGGGCGCCGCGTGCGCTCCCCGGCCTTTACGATCGGCTTCACGCTGATCGCCCTCCTGCTCTTCTCCGGTCTTTGCGCGCTCGGCGCCTGGCAAGTCCAACGCCTCGCCTGGAAGCGCGACCTGATCGCCCGCGTCGACGCCCGCATCCATGCCGCAGCCGTCCCCGCCCCCCGCAGCGCCACCCGCGATGACGAATATCGCCGCGTTGCCGCCTCGGGCCATTTTCTCCATGACAAGGCGGTACTGACCCAGGCCGTCACCGTGCGCGGTCCCGGCTATTGGGTGATGACGCCGCTGGTGACCGATGCCGGATTCACCCTGATCATCAATCGCGGCTTCGTGCCGCAGGACAATCGCACCCGCTACAGCCGGCCCGAAGGCACGGTCCATCTCATCGGCCTGCTGCGCCTGTCCGAACCGGGCGGCGGCTTCCTGCGCAGCAACGACCCGGCCGCCGGCCGCTGGTATTCGCGCGATGTCGCCGCGATCGCCGCCGCGCAGCATGTCGCCCCGCCTGTCGCCGGCTATTTCATCGATGCGGCTGCCAATTGCGGTCCCGACACCGCGCCGGTCGGCGGCCTTACCGTCGTCCGTTTCCCCAACAACCATCTCCAATATGCCATCACCTGGTTCATACTGGCGGCGATGGTCGCGGGCGCCTACATCTTCGTCATGCGTCAGGATCGAAAAGACCGCCGGGGATGA
- a CDS encoding ammonium transporter: MRPALALPFLAALLAAQPAAAQGAVADSGDTGWMILCALLLLLAALPGLMLRHAGLANVRHALATMAHSVTATATIMLAWGVAGYSLAYAPGGAWLGNGTHLLLANMADLRDGLTVPESAFVLFQMAFAVLAGGLVVGAVAGRTSIGWIAAFAPLWLLLVYAPLVHWIWGGGWLADLGVMDFAGGLAVHGLAGFSALALLLIAGRRRDPSATGHAPLLVLAGGALFWIGLSGAVGGWALGATDNAAIAILNLFFAACTASLCWSLIDRLLGAHASATGLLSGAIAGLAAISASAGLVGTGGAILIGLGAAIVCRIGAGIASSWIDDPAALFAIHGLGGLTGALLLPLCVLPLLGGVGFEGTGLAGALVAQAIGACLVALWGLVGTAIAALIVSVVLPLRLSPQEEADGLDAVQHGQQSWDFR; the protein is encoded by the coding sequence ATGCGCCCTGCCCTTGCCCTGCCCTTCCTCGCTGCCCTGCTGGCAGCCCAGCCGGCTGCGGCCCAGGGGGCGGTGGCCGACAGCGGCGACACCGGCTGGATGATCCTGTGTGCCCTGTTGTTGCTGCTCGCCGCGCTGCCCGGGCTGATGCTGCGCCATGCTGGCCTCGCCAATGTCCGCCACGCCCTCGCCACCATGGCCCATAGCGTCACCGCCACCGCGACGATCATGCTGGCCTGGGGCGTGGCCGGCTACAGCCTCGCCTATGCGCCGGGTGGCGCCTGGCTTGGCAATGGCACTCATTTGCTGCTCGCCAACATGGCCGACCTGCGCGACGGGCTGACCGTCCCGGAATCCGCCTTCGTGCTGTTCCAGATGGCCTTCGCCGTCCTCGCCGGCGGGCTGGTGGTCGGCGCAGTCGCCGGGCGTACCTCGATCGGCTGGATCGCCGCCTTTGCCCCGCTCTGGCTGCTGCTGGTCTATGCCCCTCTGGTCCACTGGATCTGGGGCGGCGGCTGGCTCGCGGACCTGGGCGTCATGGATTTCGCCGGCGGCCTTGCGGTCCACGGCCTGGCCGGCTTCTCCGCGCTGGCCCTGTTGCTGATCGCCGGACGGCGGCGCGATCCATCAGCGACCGGCCATGCCCCGCTGCTGGTCCTTGCCGGCGGCGCGCTGTTCTGGATCGGCCTGTCGGGCGCGGTCGGCGGCTGGGCGCTGGGCGCCACCGACAATGCCGCGATCGCCATCCTCAACCTCTTCTTCGCCGCCTGTACCGCCAGCCTCTGCTGGTCGCTGATCGACCGGCTGCTCGGCGCCCATGCCAGCGCCACCGGCCTTTTGTCGGGCGCCATCGCCGGGCTGGCCGCCATTTCCGCCTCGGCCGGACTGGTCGGCACCGGCGGCGCGATCCTGATCGGCCTTGGCGCGGCGATCGTCTGTCGCATCGGCGCCGGTATCGCCAGCAGCTGGATCGATGATCCCGCCGCTCTCTTCGCCATTCATGGCCTGGGCGGCCTGACCGGCGCCCTGCTGCTCCCGCTGTGCGTGCTGCCGCTGCTCGGCGGCGTCGGCTTTGAAGGCACCGGCCTGGCCGGCGCCCTGGTCGCCCAGGCGATCGGCGCCTGCCTCGTCGCCCTCTGGGGCCTGGTCGGCACCGCCATCGCCGCGCTGATCGTCAGCGTCGTGCTGCCGCTGCGCCTCTCCCCGCAGGAGGAGGCCGACGGCCTTGATGCCGTGCAGCATGGCCAGCAGAGCTGGGATTTTCGCTGA
- a CDS encoding head GIN domain-containing protein, giving the protein MSRLLSIHTLPLAVLLAAGLATSACSRSNDRQSGGSSDSPAAASTPQDWAALKDFRRIDVTGPDNVVVTIGPKFSVTADGDAKSIALLDIKVKGDRLLIGRRSEGMWNKVDGGRGATIHVTLPAIAAIDVTGSGDFILDRAEGAELALSLTGSGDLDIGQVKLGTLKAEITGTGSITLAGTADQGDLSVTGTGDIDAAGLRLGRASADILGTGDIDFASDGPVAIKIMGTGDVNVKGKAQCTTNAMGPGEAHCGP; this is encoded by the coding sequence ATGTCCCGCCTGCTTTCGATCCACACCCTGCCGCTCGCCGTCCTGCTGGCGGCCGGCCTTGCCACCAGCGCCTGCTCGCGCAGCAATGATCGCCAGTCCGGCGGCAGCAGCGATTCCCCGGCCGCTGCCAGCACCCCGCAGGACTGGGCCGCGCTCAAGGATTTCCGCCGCATCGACGTGACCGGACCTGACAATGTCGTCGTCACCATCGGCCCCAAATTCTCGGTCACGGCCGATGGCGATGCCAAGTCGATCGCCCTGCTCGACATCAAGGTGAAGGGCGATCGTCTGCTGATCGGCCGCAGGTCCGAAGGCATGTGGAACAAGGTCGATGGCGGCCGGGGCGCGACCATCCATGTCACCCTGCCCGCCATCGCGGCGATCGACGTCACCGGCTCGGGCGACTTCATCCTCGACCGGGCGGAAGGGGCCGAACTCGCCCTCTCGCTCACCGGCTCGGGTGATCTCGACATCGGCCAGGTGAAGCTTGGCACGCTCAAGGCGGAAATCACCGGAACGGGCAGCATCACCCTCGCCGGCACCGCCGACCAGGGCGATCTCAGCGTCACCGGCACCGGCGACATCGACGCCGCCGGCCTGCGGCTCGGCCGCGCCTCGGCCGACATTCTGGGCACCGGCGACATCGACTTTGCCTCCGACGGCCCGGTCGCTATCAAGATCATGGGCACCGGTGACGTGAATGTGAAGGGCAAGGCGCAATGCACGACGAACGCGATGGGACCGGGCGAGGCGCATTGCGGCCCCTGA
- the cyoB gene encoding cytochrome o ubiquinol oxidase subunit I, with amino-acid sequence MTGTMTTAQMIFGRLTWDSFPWHEPIVVATFCAVVLGGAAVVAALTYFKLWGYLWKEWFTSVDHKKIGIMYMVLGLIMFLRGFADAVMMRLQQALAFNGSEGYLNAHHYDQVFTAHGVIMIFFVAMPFITGLMNYIVPLQIGARDVSFPFLNNFSFWMTTGGAVLVMASLFLGEFAQTGWLAYPPLSGIDYSPATGVDYYIWALQVAGVGTTLSGINLIATIVKMRAPGMSLMKMPVFTWTSLCANILIVASFPILTATLVLLSLDRYIGTNFFTNDFGGNPMMYVNLIWIWGHPEVYILILPLFGVFSEVTSTFSGKRLFGYTSMVYATCCIMVLSYLVWLHHFFTMGSGASVNSFFGITTMIISIPTGAKLFNWLFTMYRGKIRFELPMMWTVAFMLTFTIGGMTGVLLAVPPADFVLHNSLFLIAHFHNVIIGGVLFGLFAAINYWWPKAFGFKLNVFWGKVSFWCWQVGFWLAFTPLYIMGLMGVTRRMRVFDDPSLQIYFVIAAIGAAIVAAGIGAMLVQFAVSIWKRDELKVEGDPWDGRTLEWATSSPPPEYNFAFTPVVYDTDTWADMKRNNYQRPLTGYQAIHMPSSTGAGVILAGLATLCGFALIWYMWWLAGLSFLGLLVVAIAHTFNYKRDFYIPQDVVTRTEEERTRILAAGV; translated from the coding sequence ATGACTGGCACAATGACAACAGCACAGATGATCTTTGGTCGTCTGACATGGGACAGCTTCCCATGGCATGAACCCATCGTCGTCGCGACCTTCTGCGCGGTGGTGCTCGGCGGCGCCGCCGTCGTGGCGGCGCTCACCTATTTCAAGCTCTGGGGCTATCTCTGGAAGGAATGGTTCACCAGCGTCGATCACAAGAAGATCGGCATCATGTACATGGTGCTGGGCCTCATCATGTTCCTGCGCGGCTTTGCCGACGCGGTCATGATGCGCCTCCAGCAGGCGCTCGCCTTCAACGGGTCCGAGGGTTACCTCAACGCCCACCATTATGACCAGGTGTTCACCGCCCATGGCGTGATCATGATCTTCTTCGTGGCGATGCCGTTCATCACCGGTCTGATGAACTATATCGTCCCGCTGCAGATCGGCGCCCGCGACGTCAGCTTCCCCTTCCTGAACAATTTCTCGTTCTGGATGACCACGGGCGGCGCGGTGCTGGTGATGGCCTCGCTGTTCCTGGGCGAATTCGCCCAGACCGGCTGGCTCGCCTATCCGCCGCTCTCGGGGATCGACTATAGCCCGGCCACGGGTGTCGACTATTATATCTGGGCACTGCAGGTGGCCGGTGTCGGCACGACCTTGTCCGGCATCAACCTGATCGCGACCATCGTCAAGATGCGCGCGCCGGGCATGTCCCTCATGAAGATGCCGGTGTTCACCTGGACCTCGCTCTGCGCGAACATCCTGATCGTCGCCTCCTTCCCGATCCTGACCGCCACCCTGGTCCTGCTCTCGCTCGACCGCTATATCGGCACCAACTTCTTCACGAACGACTTCGGCGGCAACCCGATGATGTACGTGAACCTGATCTGGATCTGGGGTCACCCGGAAGTCTATATCCTCATCCTGCCGCTGTTCGGCGTCTTCTCGGAAGTCACCTCGACCTTCTCGGGCAAGCGCCTGTTCGGCTACACCTCGATGGTCTACGCGACCTGCTGCATCATGGTGCTCTCCTACCTCGTGTGGCTGCACCACTTCTTCACCATGGGCTCGGGCGCCAGCGTCAACAGCTTCTTCGGCATCACGACGATGATCATCTCGATCCCGACGGGGGCCAAGCTCTTCAACTGGCTCTTCACCATGTATCGCGGCAAGATCCGTTTCGAGCTGCCGATGATGTGGACCGTCGCCTTCATGCTGACCTTCACGATCGGCGGCATGACCGGCGTTCTGCTCGCCGTTCCGCCGGCGGACTTCGTGCTGCACAACTCGCTGTTCCTGATCGCGCACTTCCATAACGTGATCATCGGCGGCGTGCTGTTTGGCCTGTTCGCGGCAATCAACTACTGGTGGCCCAAGGCCTTCGGCTTCAAGCTGAACGTGTTCTGGGGCAAGGTCAGCTTCTGGTGCTGGCAGGTCGGCTTCTGGCTCGCCTTCACGCCGCTCTATATCATGGGCCTGATGGGCGTGACCCGCCGCATGCGCGTGTTCGACGACCCGTCGCTGCAGATCTACTTTGTCATCGCCGCGATCGGCGCTGCGATCGTCGCGGCCGGCATCGGCGCCATGCTGGTCCAGTTCGCGGTATCGATCTGGAAGCGCGACGAGCTGAAGGTGGAAGGCGATCCATGGGATGGCCGTACGCTGGAATGGGCGACCTCCTCGCCGCCCCCGGAGTACAACTTCGCCTTCACCCCGGTCGTCTATGACACCGACACCTGGGCGGACATGAAGCGGAACAATTATCAGCGTCCGCTGACCGGCTACCAGGCGATCCACATGCCCAGCAGCACCGGCGCAGGTGTCATCCTGGCCGGTCTGGCGACGCTCTGCGGCTTCGCCCTGATCTGGTACATGTGGTGGCTCGCGGGTCTCAGCTTCCTGGGTCTGCTCGTCGTCGCCATCGCCCACACCTTCAACTACAAGCGCGACTTCTACATCCCGCAGGATGTCGTCACGCGCACCGAGGAAGAGCGTACGCGCATCCTCGCGGCGGGAGTCTGA
- the cyoA gene encoding ubiquinol oxidase subunit II has product MSHPHSPNWSRLLRWSSAILAAPLAGCNWVVMNPSGDIAVQQRDLILISTALMLLIVIPVMALVVYFAWRYRAANQAAEKEYDPDWDHSTKLELLIWSAPLLIIICLGALTWVSTHKLDPYRPLDRIDATTAIDPKVKPLTVQVVALDWKWLFIYPDLGIATVNELALPTNVPVRFDITASTVMNSFYVPELAGQIYAMPGMKTQLHAVANKAVTGTGFSANYSGAGFTHMRFGYKALDQAGFDAWVAKVKAGNAALDRNVYLTLAKPSEKAPVAYYSAADPKLFDAVVNLCPKPGQRCMSDLMHVNMMGGAGKESAKETEGLQYDFPNSHVIDQEDRNKGQETAPDAPGAGAAAPAADHSSHSGADAHAQHR; this is encoded by the coding sequence ATGTCACACCCTCACTCACCCAATTGGAGCCGGCTTTTGCGCTGGTCCTCCGCGATCCTTGCGGCGCCGCTGGCGGGCTGCAACTGGGTCGTGATGAACCCGTCGGGCGACATTGCGGTGCAGCAGCGCGATCTGATCCTGATCTCGACCGCGCTGATGCTCCTCATTGTCATCCCCGTCATGGCACTGGTCGTCTATTTCGCCTGGCGTTACCGCGCCGCGAACCAGGCCGCCGAGAAGGAATATGACCCCGACTGGGATCATTCCACCAAGCTGGAGCTGCTGATCTGGTCGGCCCCGCTCCTGATCATCATCTGCCTCGGCGCGCTGACCTGGGTGAGCACGCACAAGCTGGACCCCTATCGTCCGCTCGACCGGATCGACGCCACCACCGCGATCGACCCCAAGGTCAAGCCGCTGACCGTCCAGGTCGTGGCGCTCGACTGGAAATGGCTCTTCATCTACCCCGATCTGGGCATCGCCACCGTCAATGAACTGGCGCTGCCGACCAATGTCCCGGTCCGCTTCGACATCACCGCCTCGACCGTGATGAACAGCTTCTACGTTCCTGAACTGGCCGGCCAGATCTACGCCATGCCCGGCATGAAGACCCAGCTCCACGCCGTCGCCAACAAGGCCGTCACCGGCACCGGCTTCTCCGCCAACTATTCGGGAGCGGGCTTCACCCATATGCGCTTTGGCTACAAGGCGCTGGACCAGGCCGGCTTCGACGCCTGGGTCGCCAAGGTGAAGGCCGGCAATGCCGCCCTCGACCGCAATGTCTATCTGACCCTTGCCAAGCCCAGCGAAAAGGCGCCGGTCGCCTATTATTCGGCCGCCGATCCCAAGCTGTTCGACGCCGTCGTCAATCTCTGCCCCAAGCCCGGCCAGCGCTGCATGAGCGATCTCATGCACGTCAACATGATGGGCGGCGCCGGCAAGGAATCGGCCAAGGAAACCGAAGGTCTCCAGTACGACTTCCCCAACAGCCATGTGATCGACCAGGAAGACCGCAACAAGGGGCAGGAAACCGCCCCCGACGCGCCGGGCGCTGGTGCGGCTGCGCCTGCAGCCGATCACTCCTCTCACAGCGGCGCTGACGCGCACGCGCAGCATCGGTAA
- a CDS encoding glycosyltransferase, translating into MAVAVAIFAHQEQRRIAGCLGSLPLDRADTLFHVLVNGTTDATVARATAAAGGRANVIVHDIAAGGKSRTWNHFVHDLLVLPVDAVIFLDGDAEIAPGSIDALVADLAAHPQANAAAGMPVNGREVETYRRNLRAERGIFGDLYALSGRFVAAIRARDLRLPDDLVGDDGLVASWAHTNLASDAGWELERVLACEGAGFACEPVGLARPLTWRMHYKRLINYSVRYYQNRIVSDIMAREGPTGLPRELVSLYPDWLPRWRPRPGPIGWFDRKGLARMRARVGALKTSAPMKKA; encoded by the coding sequence ATGGCCGTTGCCGTCGCCATCTTCGCCCATCAGGAACAGCGCCGGATCGCCGGCTGCCTCGGCTCGCTCCCGCTGGATCGGGCCGACACCCTTTTCCATGTGCTGGTGAACGGCACCACCGATGCCACCGTCGCCCGCGCCACGGCGGCGGCGGGCGGCCGTGCCAACGTCATCGTCCACGACATTGCGGCGGGCGGCAAGTCGCGCACCTGGAACCATTTCGTCCATGACCTGCTGGTCCTGCCGGTCGATGCCGTCATCTTCCTCGATGGCGACGCGGAAATCGCACCCGGATCGATCGATGCGCTGGTCGCGGACCTCGCCGCCCATCCGCAAGCCAATGCCGCCGCCGGCATGCCCGTCAACGGGCGAGAGGTCGAGACCTATCGCCGCAACCTGCGCGCCGAACGCGGCATCTTCGGCGATCTCTACGCCTTGTCGGGTCGCTTCGTCGCCGCCATCCGGGCGCGCGATTTGCGCCTGCCCGACGACCTGGTCGGCGACGACGGCCTGGTCGCATCCTGGGCGCATACCAATCTGGCGAGCGACGCCGGCTGGGAACTGGAGCGGGTGCTCGCCTGTGAAGGCGCGGGCTTCGCCTGCGAACCGGTCGGCCTGGCCCGGCCGCTCACCTGGCGGATGCACTATAAGCGGCTGATCAACTATTCGGTCCGCTATTATCAGAACCGCATCGTGTCCGACATCATGGCGCGCGAAGGGCCGACCGGCCTGCCGCGCGAACTGGTCAGCCTCTATCCCGACTGGCTGCCGCGCTGGCGCCCGCGCCCCGGGCCGATCGGCTGGTTCGACCGCAAGGGCCTCGCCCGGATGCGCGCCCGGGTCGGCGCCCTGAAAACGTCGGCGCCCATGAAAAAAGCGTGA
- the cyoC gene encoding cytochrome o ubiquinol oxidase subunit III, which yields MSSTTAPLEPRAYHLPEEPHLHEGHSTMLGFWMYLMSDCLIFAILFATYAVLGGSFAGGPGPKDLFDLPLIALNTAMLLFSSITYGFAMLAMEKNKVSATQGWLVITLLFGGAFLFIELYEFSHLIHEGAGPWRSAFLSAFFTLVGTHGLHVTFGSIWLITLMVQVAKKGLIPANKRRLMCLSLFWHFLDVIWIGVFTFVYLMGVLR from the coding sequence ATGAGCAGCACAACTGCGCCCCTGGAACCTCGGGCATATCATTTGCCCGAGGAACCGCACCTCCACGAAGGCCACAGCACCATGCTGGGCTTCTGGATGTACCTGATGAGCGATTGCCTCATCTTCGCCATCCTCTTCGCCACCTATGCCGTGCTCGGCGGCAGCTTCGCCGGCGGCCCCGGCCCCAAGGATCTGTTCGACCTGCCGCTCATCGCGCTCAACACCGCGATGCTGCTCTTCTCGTCGATCACCTACGGCTTCGCCATGCTGGCGATGGAAAAGAACAAGGTCAGCGCCACCCAGGGCTGGCTGGTGATCACCCTCCTGTTCGGCGGGGCGTTCCTGTTCATCGAACTCTACGAATTCTCGCACCTCATCCATGAGGGCGCGGGTCCCTGGCGTTCGGCCTTCCTGTCGGCCTTCTTCACCCTGGTCGGCACCCACGGCCTGCACGTCACCTTCGGTTCGATCTGGCTGATCACGCTGATGGTGCAGGTGGCCAAGAAGGGCCTGATCCCCGCCAACAAGCGTCGCCTGATGTGCCTGTCGCTGTTCTGGCACTTCCTCGACGTCATCTGGATCGGCGTCTTCACCTTTGTCTATCTGATGGGAGTCCTGCGGTGA